A window from Streptomyces sp. NBC_00299 encodes these proteins:
- a CDS encoding TetR family transcriptional regulator — protein sequence MTGQVRTVDGRVAGRRGQATRQKLLDCLSEMLSSSPYRDVKVIDVARKAGTSPATFYQYFPDVEGAVLEVADQMATEGAGLTELVEGRSWVGKAGWQTAQELVDGFLEFWRRNDAILRVVDLGASEGDKRFYKIRMKILNSVNNSLAESVTQLQAKGKVDKDVNPAAVAGSIVAMLAAVASHQKGFQTWGVKQAELKPNLALLVHLGVTGKKPTK from the coding sequence ATGACAGGACAAGTGCGTACCGTCGACGGCCGCGTGGCCGGCCGGCGAGGGCAGGCGACCCGGCAGAAGCTGCTCGACTGCCTCAGCGAGATGCTCAGCTCCTCCCCGTACCGGGACGTCAAAGTCATAGATGTCGCCCGGAAGGCGGGCACTTCGCCCGCCACCTTCTACCAGTACTTCCCGGACGTCGAGGGCGCCGTCCTGGAGGTCGCCGACCAAATGGCCACCGAGGGCGCCGGGTTGACCGAGCTCGTGGAGGGCCGCAGCTGGGTCGGCAAGGCCGGCTGGCAGACCGCGCAGGAACTCGTCGACGGGTTCCTGGAGTTCTGGCGGCGCAACGACGCGATCCTGCGGGTCGTCGACCTCGGTGCGTCCGAGGGGGACAAACGCTTCTACAAGATCCGTATGAAGATCCTGAACTCGGTCAACAACTCCCTGGCCGAGTCGGTCACTCAGCTGCAGGCCAAGGGCAAGGTCGACAAGGACGTCAACCCGGCCGCGGTGGCGGGTTCGATCGTCGCGATGCTCGCCGCGGTGGCCTCGCACCAGAAGGGTTTCCAGACCTGGGGCGTCAAGCAGGCCGAACTCAAGCCGAACCTCGCCCTGTTGGTGCATCTGGGTGTGACCGGCAAGAAGCCGACGAAGTAG
- a CDS encoding LysE family translocator: MDSGLLLSFLAIDLLLVCVPGADWAYAISAGLRERSPVMAVTGLVTGYALHTVLAVAGLAVLVASEPGLLTALTAAGAAYLVWLGWSVLRRPGTPGTSEAAVTPSSPARVFLRGATISGLNPKGLLLYLSVMPQFLVTKGDHLPVPAQTAVLGLLHMACCAAVYLTVGLAARSVLGARPAAARAVTRTSGAAMLGIGAFLLVQRLATL, translated from the coding sequence ATGGACTCCGGACTGCTCCTTTCCTTCCTCGCCATCGACCTGCTGCTCGTCTGCGTACCGGGCGCCGACTGGGCGTATGCGATCTCCGCCGGGCTGCGTGAGCGCTCACCGGTGATGGCGGTGACGGGCCTGGTCACCGGGTACGCGCTGCACACCGTCCTCGCGGTGGCCGGCCTCGCGGTGCTGGTGGCGAGCGAGCCGGGGCTGCTGACCGCACTGACCGCGGCCGGCGCCGCGTACCTGGTCTGGCTGGGCTGGAGCGTGCTGCGCCGCCCGGGCACGCCGGGTACTTCCGAGGCGGCCGTGACCCCGAGCAGCCCGGCACGCGTCTTCCTGCGCGGTGCCACGATCAGCGGCCTCAACCCCAAGGGCCTGCTGCTCTACCTCTCGGTCATGCCCCAGTTCCTGGTGACCAAGGGCGACCACCTGCCGGTCCCCGCCCAGACCGCCGTCCTCGGCCTGCTCCACATGGCGTGCTGCGCCGCCGTCTACCTGACCGTGGGCCTCGCCGCCCGCTCCGTCCTCGGCGCCCGCCCGGCCGCCGCTCGGGCGGTCACCCGCACGTCCGGCGCGGCCATGCTCGGAATCGGCGCCTTCCTGCTCGTACAGCGCCTGGCGACGCTGTAG
- a CDS encoding Lrp/AsnC family transcriptional regulator, protein MDDVDRKILAELQQDGRLTVTELAGRVRLSVSPCHRRLRELERSGAISGYRAVVEPAAVGLTFEALVFVSMRQEDRDTVAEFERAIADIPHVLDAQRLFGEPDYLLRVATADLAAFQRLYDERLATLPGVQRLTSTLVMKHVVRDRPLPA, encoded by the coding sequence ATGGACGACGTGGACCGGAAGATTCTTGCCGAGCTGCAGCAGGATGGGCGGCTGACCGTGACCGAGCTGGCCGGGCGGGTGCGGCTGAGCGTCTCGCCGTGCCACCGGCGGCTGCGGGAACTGGAGCGCTCGGGGGCGATCAGCGGCTACCGGGCGGTGGTGGAGCCGGCGGCGGTGGGGCTGACCTTCGAGGCGCTGGTCTTCGTGTCCATGCGGCAGGAGGACCGGGACACGGTCGCCGAATTCGAGCGGGCGATCGCGGACATCCCCCATGTCCTGGACGCGCAACGGCTGTTCGGCGAGCCGGACTACCTGCTGCGGGTGGCCACCGCCGACCTCGCCGCCTTCCAGCGGCTGTACGACGAGCGGCTCGCGACCCTGCCGGGGGTGCAGCGGCTCACGTCGACGCTGGTGATGAAGCACGTCGTGCGGGACCGTCCGCTGCCCGCATAG
- a CDS encoding pyridoxamine 5'-phosphate oxidase family protein translates to MALTREEREQFLAEPHVAALSVDAGAGRAPLTVPVWYQYAPGGNVWVLTGLDSRKHQLIQASGRFTLMVDRVEPTIRYASVEGPVVDTTPATLEELQEVAARYLPAEKVDGYVDFAWKNHGEQIVIHMRPERWVSSDLGQL, encoded by the coding sequence ATGGCCCTGACCCGAGAAGAACGCGAACAGTTCCTTGCCGAGCCCCATGTCGCCGCACTGTCCGTCGACGCGGGCGCGGGGCGCGCACCGCTGACCGTGCCGGTCTGGTACCAGTACGCGCCCGGCGGCAACGTATGGGTCCTGACCGGACTGGACTCCCGCAAGCACCAGCTCATCCAGGCGTCCGGCCGGTTCACCCTGATGGTCGACCGCGTCGAACCCACCATCCGGTACGCGTCGGTCGAGGGCCCGGTCGTCGACACGACCCCCGCCACCCTGGAAGAGCTCCAGGAGGTCGCGGCCCGCTATCTCCCCGCCGAGAAGGTCGACGGCTATGTCGACTTCGCCTGGAAGAACCACGGCGAGCAGATCGTCATCCACATGCGGCCCGAACGCTGGGTTTCGTCCGACCTCGGTCAGCTGTGA
- a CDS encoding Zn-ribbon domain-containing OB-fold protein, translating to MLSPVTDPDGAPFWQYAAQGELRVQACADCGELRFPPRPCCPHCQSFTCEWRQVGGHGRIWSYVVPHPPLLPDYAEQAPYNVVVVELADAPRIRLVGNLVTEPGAPLDSLPPDRIRIGAKVQAVFSGAGLAQWVLERP from the coding sequence ATGCTCTCCCCCGTCACCGACCCCGACGGCGCCCCGTTCTGGCAGTACGCCGCCCAGGGCGAGCTGCGCGTCCAGGCCTGCGCCGACTGCGGCGAACTCCGCTTCCCGCCCCGCCCCTGCTGCCCGCACTGCCAGTCCTTCACGTGCGAATGGCGGCAGGTCGGCGGGCACGGGCGGATCTGGTCGTACGTCGTCCCGCATCCGCCCCTGCTGCCGGACTACGCGGAGCAGGCGCCGTACAACGTCGTGGTCGTCGAACTCGCCGACGCGCCCCGCATCCGCCTGGTCGGCAACCTCGTCACGGAACCCGGCGCCCCTCTCGACTCGCTCCCCCCGGACCGGATCCGCATCGGCGCCAAGGTCCAGGCCGTCTTCAGCGGGGCCGGTCTTGCGCAGTGGGTCCTGGAGCGGCCATGA
- a CDS encoding outer membrane protein assembly factor BamB family protein has protein sequence MVDQLTQHDPRRIGPFEVLGRLGAGGMGLVYLARSASGRRVAIKTVRTELAEDQLFRVRFTREVEAARAVSGFYTAAVVDADPRAAVPWLATAYVPAPSLEEIVNECGPLPAQAVRWLAAGVAEALQSIHGAGLVHRDLKPSNVLVVEDGPRVIDFGIASGVSNTRLTMTNVAVGTPAYMSPEQAKDSRSVTGASDVFSLGSMLVFAATGHPPFHGANPVETVFMLLREGPDLEGLPDELRPLIESCMQMEATARPNPADLQAQLAPHLFGSGTDDSGTASAWLPERAVSLIETRRGGRPAPKPAPSSGRSGGRIAPAPVPPPPPHDPVVPGPQPAPVPVGAPDTGPVRLAGGAVPIGPGPRVADARAAAMQAPPPEAGLVASWSKPRPGVNGTDPAVGPAVPAPQPVAPEPAAGWRPWRFRMSNDVWGTPSVADDLVYVTSFEVHALDVATGRRRFKTRDVAWSMAVADGRIHASDGPTLFALDCREGADLWRLQTDAWVYSLKAERGTVITGTRGGGVQAWEASNGQKLWEITGAQSDFESPEAGPALYDGTVYVWQDARLKALDARTGDERWSYPIGDAASCGGVPVRVAQAHDGYVYVSAGTRVLALDVVSGLVRWHFEAPAVFLCPPAFVPGPAVTGGGVYLADYLGTVYALDATDGRDRWRIATEARASIDPVLVAGGHVHVGSGKGLYTLDAVTGTPKWRFQAGGDIVGAPSVAEGRIHFGSTDHLLYTLKADDGRLRWKLATGGEITGSPVVQDGVVYACSKDRCVYALDAEKGTGTARTA, from the coding sequence GTGGTGGATCAGCTGACGCAGCACGATCCGCGCAGGATCGGGCCGTTCGAGGTGCTCGGACGGCTGGGTGCCGGCGGCATGGGGCTGGTCTATCTTGCGCGCTCGGCGTCCGGGCGGCGCGTGGCGATCAAGACGGTCCGTACGGAACTCGCCGAGGACCAGCTGTTCCGCGTCCGCTTCACGCGTGAGGTGGAGGCGGCCCGGGCGGTCTCCGGCTTCTACACGGCCGCGGTCGTCGACGCCGACCCGCGGGCCGCCGTGCCGTGGCTGGCCACCGCGTACGTGCCCGCGCCCTCCCTCGAGGAGATAGTGAACGAGTGCGGGCCGCTCCCGGCCCAGGCGGTGCGCTGGCTGGCGGCGGGCGTCGCGGAGGCCCTGCAGTCCATCCACGGTGCCGGTCTCGTTCACCGCGACCTCAAGCCGTCCAACGTGCTCGTGGTCGAGGACGGCCCCAGAGTCATCGACTTCGGTATCGCGTCCGGCGTGTCGAACACACGTTTGACCATGACCAACGTCGCCGTCGGTACCCCCGCCTACATGTCGCCCGAGCAGGCGAAGGACTCCCGCAGCGTGACCGGCGCGAGCGACGTCTTCTCGCTCGGCTCGATGCTCGTGTTCGCCGCCACCGGACACCCGCCCTTCCACGGCGCCAACCCCGTCGAGACCGTCTTCATGCTGCTGCGCGAGGGCCCCGACCTCGAAGGCCTCCCGGACGAGCTGCGCCCGCTGATCGAGTCCTGTATGCAGATGGAGGCCACGGCCCGCCCCAACCCGGCCGACCTCCAGGCCCAGCTGGCACCCCACCTCTTCGGCTCCGGCACCGACGACAGCGGTACGGCGTCCGCGTGGCTGCCCGAGCGGGCGGTGAGCCTGATCGAGACGCGCCGAGGCGGCCGCCCGGCGCCCAAGCCCGCGCCGTCCTCCGGCCGCAGCGGCGGCCGCATCGCCCCCGCGCCGGTTCCGCCCCCGCCCCCGCACGACCCGGTGGTTCCGGGCCCGCAGCCGGCGCCCGTTCCGGTCGGCGCCCCCGACACCGGCCCGGTGCGGCTGGCCGGCGGCGCGGTCCCGATCGGCCCCGGCCCCCGCGTCGCCGACGCCCGCGCCGCCGCCATGCAGGCGCCCCCGCCGGAAGCCGGCCTCGTCGCCTCCTGGTCCAAACCCCGCCCCGGCGTCAACGGCACGGACCCTGCCGTCGGCCCCGCCGTACCGGCACCGCAGCCGGTGGCCCCGGAACCGGCGGCCGGCTGGCGGCCCTGGCGTTTCCGCATGTCGAACGACGTGTGGGGCACCCCTTCCGTCGCCGACGACCTGGTCTACGTCACCTCCTTCGAGGTGCACGCCCTCGACGTGGCCACCGGCCGCCGCCGCTTCAAGACGCGGGACGTCGCCTGGTCGATGGCGGTCGCGGACGGCCGTATCCACGCCTCCGACGGCCCCACCCTGTTCGCCCTGGACTGCCGCGAGGGCGCGGATCTGTGGCGTCTGCAGACGGACGCCTGGGTGTACTCCCTCAAGGCCGAGCGCGGCACGGTCATCACCGGCACGCGCGGCGGCGGCGTCCAGGCCTGGGAGGCCTCCAACGGCCAGAAACTCTGGGAGATCACCGGGGCGCAGAGCGACTTCGAGTCCCCGGAGGCCGGACCGGCGCTGTACGACGGCACGGTCTACGTCTGGCAGGACGCCCGGCTCAAGGCCCTGGACGCCCGGACGGGCGACGAGCGCTGGTCGTACCCCATCGGCGACGCCGCCTCCTGCGGCGGGGTGCCGGTGCGGGTGGCGCAGGCGCACGACGGCTATGTGTACGTGTCCGCCGGGACCCGGGTGCTCGCGCTCGACGTGGTGAGCGGCCTGGTCCGCTGGCACTTCGAGGCCCCGGCGGTCTTCCTGTGCCCGCCGGCCTTCGTGCCGGGCCCGGCGGTGACCGGCGGCGGTGTGTACCTCGCCGACTACCTCGGCACGGTCTACGCCCTGGACGCCACCGACGGCCGCGACCGCTGGCGCATCGCCACCGAGGCCCGCGCGTCGATCGATCCGGTGCTGGTGGCCGGGGGCCACGTCCACGTCGGCAGCGGCAAGGGCCTCTACACCCTGGACGCCGTCACCGGGACGCCGAAGTGGCGCTTCCAGGCGGGCGGCGACATCGTGGGCGCGCCTTCGGTGGCGGAGGGCCGGATCCACTTCGGCTCCACCGACCATCTGCTGTACACCCTGAAGGCCGACGACGGCCGGCTGCGCTGGAAGCTCGCCACCGGCGGCGAGATCACCGGCTCGCCCGTGGTGCAGGACGGCGTCGTGTACGCGTGCAGCAAGGACCGCTGTGTGTACGCCCTGGACGCCGAGAAGGGCACGGGCACGGCCCGCACCGCGTAG
- a CDS encoding nitroreductase family deazaflavin-dependent oxidoreductase — MIGVRLVQKVSSTRGFAKVAPHLIPALDRAVHRLTRGKVLLSAQMLPGVILTSTGARSGQPRRTPLACMPEDGGRTWILIGSNFGRPGHPAWTANLLAHPDAEVSWKGTDIPVTARLLEGEERAATWQTVLRFWPPYATYQARVEREIRLFRIVRRDGEPGRP, encoded by the coding sequence GTGATCGGCGTGCGGCTCGTGCAGAAGGTGTCGTCGACCCGGGGCTTCGCCAAGGTCGCCCCCCATCTGATCCCCGCGCTCGACCGTGCCGTCCACCGGCTCACCCGCGGGAAAGTGCTGCTCAGCGCCCAGATGCTGCCCGGCGTGATCCTGACCTCGACGGGCGCCCGCAGTGGGCAGCCGCGTCGCACGCCGCTCGCGTGCATGCCCGAGGACGGCGGCCGTACCTGGATCCTCATCGGCTCCAACTTCGGCCGCCCCGGCCACCCGGCCTGGACCGCCAACCTGCTGGCCCACCCGGACGCCGAGGTCAGCTGGAAGGGCACCGACATCCCCGTGACGGCCCGGCTGCTGGAGGGCGAGGAACGGGCGGCCACCTGGCAGACGGTGCTTCGGTTCTGGCCGCCGTACGCCACGTATCAGGCCCGGGTGGAGCGGGAGATCCGGCTCTTCAGGATCGTCCGCAGGGACGGGGAACCCGGGCGGCCTTGA
- a CDS encoding enoyl-CoA hydratase/isomerase family protein → MSPAVRTETDKDTGVAVVTLDRPDRLNAIDLAMRDELVAVWRELRFDDAVRAVVLTGAGERAFCTGLDREAAVPQPGSPYMTDDPLLRVGPKANDLWKPVVAAVGGMACGGAFYLLGEADFLVADPSATFFDPHTAYGMVSAYESMLMALRMPYGEAARTALMGSAERMSARRAHEIGLVSEVTEPGGAPAAAVDCAAVIAGYPAEGVQGTVRALWAAKEAALAHAFAQAPHLIALGNLPGERQAELFRARRRAHRVR, encoded by the coding sequence ATGAGCCCGGCCGTCAGGACCGAGACCGACAAGGACACCGGCGTCGCCGTCGTCACCCTCGACCGGCCGGACCGCCTCAACGCCATCGACCTCGCCATGCGCGACGAACTGGTGGCGGTGTGGCGGGAGTTGCGGTTCGACGACGCCGTACGGGCCGTCGTGCTCACCGGGGCGGGGGAGCGGGCCTTCTGCACGGGGCTGGACCGGGAGGCCGCCGTCCCGCAGCCCGGCTCGCCGTACATGACCGACGATCCGCTGCTGCGGGTCGGCCCGAAGGCGAACGACCTGTGGAAGCCCGTCGTCGCCGCCGTGGGGGGCATGGCCTGCGGGGGCGCGTTCTACCTCCTGGGCGAGGCGGACTTCCTCGTCGCCGACCCGAGCGCCACCTTCTTCGACCCGCACACCGCCTACGGCATGGTCAGCGCCTACGAGTCGATGCTGATGGCGCTGCGCATGCCGTACGGAGAGGCGGCCCGGACGGCGCTCATGGGGAGCGCGGAGCGGATGTCGGCGCGGCGGGCCCATGAGATCGGGCTGGTCTCGGAAGTCACCGAGCCCGGCGGGGCGCCGGCCGCCGCGGTCGACTGCGCCGCCGTCATCGCCGGGTATCCGGCGGAGGGTGTGCAGGGGACCGTACGCGCGCTGTGGGCGGCCAAGGAAGCCGCCCTCGCGCACGCTTTCGCGCAGGCACCGCACCTGATCGCCCTCGGCAACCTGCCGGGCGAACGGCAGGCGGAGCTGTTCCGGGCGCGGCGCCGCGCCCACCGGGTCCGGTGA
- a CDS encoding acyl-CoA dehydrogenase family protein, whose product MDASFTPEQDEIRRTLRELLHSRCGPRELRAAVDTPAGHDPALWTALAEQLGLPGLALPEEYGGVGCTATELALACEETGRALAPSPLLATAVLAAPLIAALGTEAQRAALLPRLASGALTATLAVPGTALAAALALTGGNGGDWAGGGRAGGVQARQVEGGWRLYGQVDQVLDGHSAGLLLVAAHAGGFARSRTLLFLVPADAAGVVRVRQTALDATRPQGRVQLRDVAAELLGEGDGTAVLGALAGAGDAVAAVLACEAVGAADRALERTVEYVGQREQFGRAIGSFQAVKHRLADVYVAVQAARSAAYYAAWAATPPGGAGRVDSAAPAERLALAQALEALRIASAEGIQLHGGIGFTWEHEAHLYFKRAAGDELLFGPVHRLRAHAADRARLFVTSEAREVAV is encoded by the coding sequence ATGGACGCCAGCTTCACCCCCGAGCAGGACGAGATCCGCCGCACCCTCCGCGAGCTGCTCCACAGCCGCTGCGGGCCCCGCGAACTGCGCGCCGCCGTAGACACCCCCGCCGGACACGACCCGGCCCTGTGGACGGCCCTCGCCGAACAGCTCGGCCTGCCCGGGCTGGCTCTTCCCGAGGAGTACGGCGGTGTCGGCTGCACGGCGACCGAACTCGCCCTCGCCTGCGAGGAGACGGGCCGGGCGCTGGCCCCCTCCCCGCTGCTCGCCACCGCCGTCCTCGCCGCACCCCTGATCGCCGCCCTCGGCACCGAGGCCCAGCGCGCCGCGCTGCTACCGCGCCTCGCCTCCGGCGCGCTCACCGCCACCCTTGCCGTTCCGGGCACCGCGCTGGCCGCCGCGCTCGCCCTGACCGGCGGCAACGGGGGTGACTGGGCCGGCGGCGGACGTGCCGGCGGTGTGCAGGCGCGGCAGGTCGAGGGCGGGTGGCGGCTGTACGGGCAGGTCGACCAGGTGCTGGACGGGCACAGCGCGGGGCTGCTGCTGGTCGCCGCGCACGCCGGGGGGTTCGCCCGGTCGCGGACGCTGCTGTTCCTGGTGCCGGCGGACGCGGCGGGGGTCGTACGGGTACGGCAGACCGCTCTGGACGCCACCCGGCCGCAGGGGCGGGTACAACTGCGGGACGTGGCGGCCGAGTTGCTGGGGGAGGGGGACGGCACCGCCGTGCTGGGCGCCCTGGCCGGTGCGGGGGACGCGGTCGCCGCCGTCCTCGCCTGTGAGGCCGTGGGCGCCGCCGACCGGGCACTGGAGCGCACCGTGGAGTACGTCGGACAGCGGGAGCAGTTCGGGCGGGCCATCGGGTCCTTCCAGGCGGTGAAGCACCGGCTGGCGGATGTGTATGTGGCGGTGCAGGCGGCACGCTCGGCGGCCTATTACGCGGCGTGGGCGGCAACGCCCCCAGGGGGCGCGGGCCGTGTCGACAGCGCGGCACCCGCGGAGCGCCTCGCCCTCGCGCAGGCCCTGGAGGCGCTGCGAATCGCGTCCGCCGAGGGGATCCAGCTGCACGGCGGCATCGGTTTCACCTGGGAGCACGAGGCGCACCTGTACTTCAAGCGGGCCGCCGGCGACGAGCTGCTCTTCGGGCCGGTGCACCGGCTGCGGGCGCATGCCGCCGACCGGGCCCGGCTCTTCGTGACGTCCGAGGCCCGGGAGGTGGCGGTGTGA
- a CDS encoding VOC family protein produces the protein MAENRASANGPGYTEGVPCWVEAQLADVRAGKRFYGELFGWDFEEAYDSTEWARLDGDRVAALSRKTDGRMPTVWTVYFATPDARALTGRIRSAGGQVVTAPVEVGADAGTAALVTDPEGAVFGLWQEGEHPGFGRRHEIGTFGWVELYARDIEVANDFYGELFADALFGPDAKPDFGRAAVAERFSAMMPPHFLVHFRVADCEEILDTVNRLGGRIQVPPFETSYGRAAVVTDDQGASFAVLERVPKG, from the coding sequence ATGGCCGAAAACAGGGCATCCGCGAACGGACCGGGATACACGGAGGGCGTTCCGTGCTGGGTCGAGGCACAGCTCGCCGACGTGCGGGCGGGCAAGCGCTTCTACGGTGAGCTCTTCGGGTGGGACTTCGAGGAGGCCTACGACTCCACCGAATGGGCCCGGCTGGACGGCGATCGGGTGGCCGCCCTCTCCCGCAAGACGGACGGGCGGATGCCCACGGTGTGGACGGTGTACTTCGCCACCCCGGACGCCCGGGCGCTGACCGGGCGGATCCGCAGCGCCGGGGGACAGGTGGTCACCGCGCCCGTGGAGGTCGGGGCGGATGCCGGTACGGCCGCGCTGGTCACCGACCCCGAGGGCGCCGTCTTCGGACTGTGGCAGGAGGGTGAGCACCCGGGCTTCGGGCGCCGGCACGAGATCGGCACCTTCGGCTGGGTGGAGCTGTACGCGCGGGACATCGAGGTCGCCAACGACTTCTACGGCGAGCTCTTCGCCGACGCCCTGTTCGGGCCGGACGCGAAACCGGACTTCGGGCGGGCGGCCGTCGCGGAGCGCTTCTCGGCGATGATGCCGCCCCACTTCCTCGTCCACTTCCGGGTCGCGGACTGCGAGGAGATCCTCGACACGGTGAACCGGCTCGGCGGACGGATCCAGGTGCCGCCCTTCGAAACGTCGTACGGGCGGGCCGCCGTGGTGACCGACGATCAGGGGGCGTCCTTCGCCGTTCTGGAGCGGGTCCCCAAGGGCTGA
- a CDS encoding pyridoxine/pyridoxamine 5'-phosphate oxidase, with the protein MGDDLLHELLRSLRVWDPAVTELPAFDPATAPADPLALFTAWFAEAVAAGQTEPHTMSLATAGEDGLPDVRTVMLHGADASGWSFATHVDSRKGRQLTARPYAALGFYWPAQGRQVRVRGPVTAAPAQDGQADLHARSTGALAAALTGRQSQVLGSLEELAQASQSAWERAGREPDAPVPTWTLYHLRPDEVEFFQGDAGRRHVRLDYRRGEDGWVRELLWP; encoded by the coding sequence ATGGGAGATGACCTTCTTCATGAGCTGCTGAGGTCGCTGCGGGTGTGGGACCCGGCGGTCACCGAGCTGCCTGCCTTCGACCCGGCCACCGCACCCGCCGACCCGCTCGCCCTGTTCACGGCCTGGTTCGCCGAGGCGGTGGCGGCGGGGCAGACGGAACCGCACACCATGTCCCTCGCCACGGCCGGCGAGGACGGCCTGCCGGACGTACGGACGGTGATGCTGCACGGCGCCGACGCCTCCGGCTGGTCCTTCGCGACCCACGTCGACAGCCGCAAGGGCCGCCAGCTGACGGCCCGCCCGTACGCGGCCCTCGGCTTCTACTGGCCGGCCCAGGGCCGCCAGGTGCGGGTAAGGGGCCCCGTGACAGCCGCCCCCGCCCAGGACGGCCAAGCCGACCTGCACGCCCGCTCGACCGGCGCGCTGGCCGCCGCGCTCACCGGCCGCCAGAGCCAGGTCCTGGGCTCACTGGAGGAGTTGGCGCAAGCCTCCCAGTCGGCCTGGGAACGGGCGGGACGCGAGCCCGACGCTCCCGTGCCGACGTGGACGCTGTACCACCTGCGCCCCGACGAGGTGGAGTTCTTCCAGGGGGACGCGGGGCGCCGGCATGTGCGGCTCGACTACCGGCGCGGGGAGGATGGTTGGGTGAGGGAGCTGCTCTGGCCCTAG
- a CDS encoding thiolase C-terminal domain-containing protein, whose protein sequence is MTAGSRKVAVVGVALADCGRVDDATTYALHAQAARRALADAGLGREVVDGFASAGLGTLAPVEVAEYLGLRPTWVDSTSVGGSTWEVMAAHAADAIARGHANAVLLVYGSTARADIKAGRRTGNLSFGSRGPLQFEVPYGHTLIAKYAMAARRHMIEHGTTIEQLAEVAVQARANAALNPDAMFRDPITVDDVLDGPMIADPFTKLHCCIRSDGGAAVLLAAEEFVRDCRTAPVWVLGTGEHVSHAAMSQWPDFTVGPAAVSGRLAFERAGVRPEEIDFAEIYDAFTYMTLVTLEDLGFCGKGEGGAFVEKGRLLVRGGELPVNTDGGGLSAQHPGMRGLFLLVEAVRQLRGEGGERQVRGRGGALPRLGVASATGGWFCSSGTLVLGRD, encoded by the coding sequence ATGACTGCCGGGAGCCGGAAAGTAGCCGTGGTCGGAGTGGCCCTGGCCGACTGCGGCCGCGTGGACGACGCGACCACGTACGCCCTGCACGCCCAGGCGGCCCGCCGCGCCCTGGCCGACGCGGGACTGGGCCGGGAGGTGGTGGACGGCTTCGCGTCCGCCGGGCTCGGCACCCTCGCCCCCGTCGAGGTGGCCGAGTACCTGGGACTGCGCCCCACCTGGGTCGACTCCACCTCCGTCGGCGGCTCCACCTGGGAGGTGATGGCCGCCCACGCGGCGGACGCGATAGCGAGGGGGCACGCGAACGCCGTCCTCCTCGTCTACGGCTCGACGGCCCGCGCCGACATCAAGGCGGGGCGGCGGACGGGGAACCTGTCCTTCGGCTCCCGGGGCCCCCTGCAGTTCGAGGTCCCCTACGGCCACACGCTCATCGCCAAGTACGCCATGGCCGCCCGCCGCCACATGATCGAACACGGCACGACCATCGAGCAGTTGGCGGAAGTGGCGGTCCAGGCGAGGGCCAACGCGGCCCTGAACCCGGACGCGATGTTCCGCGACCCGATCACCGTCGACGACGTCCTGGACGGGCCAATGATCGCGGACCCCTTCACCAAGCTGCACTGCTGCATCCGCTCCGACGGCGGGGCGGCGGTGCTGCTGGCGGCCGAGGAGTTCGTACGTGACTGCCGTACGGCTCCGGTGTGGGTGCTCGGCACCGGGGAGCACGTCTCGCATGCGGCGATGTCGCAGTGGCCCGACTTCACGGTGGGCCCGGCGGCGGTCAGCGGACGCCTCGCCTTCGAGCGGGCCGGGGTACGCCCGGAGGAGATCGACTTCGCCGAGATCTACGACGCCTTCACCTACATGACCCTGGTGACGCTGGAGGACCTCGGCTTCTGCGGAAAGGGCGAGGGCGGGGCGTTCGTGGAGAAGGGGCGGCTGCTGGTACGGGGCGGAGAGCTGCCGGTCAACACGGACGGGGGCGGGCTTTCGGCCCAGCATCCCGGGATGCGGGGACTGTTCCTGCTGGTGGAGGCGGTGCGGCAGCTACGGGGCGAGGGCGGGGAGCGTCAGGTGCGGGGGCGGGGCGGGGCGTTGCCCCGTCTGGGTGTCGCTTCGGCGACCGGGGGATGGTTCTGCTCGTCGGGGACGTTGGTACTGGGGAGGGATTGA